In bacterium, a single genomic region encodes these proteins:
- the bamD gene encoding outer membrane protein assembly factor BamD, which translates to MRFGRLAPVVCAVILASACGPKFEEMSPREVYEYGETEFADKDYNDAIKAYEALIDLYPFSIYVTQAELRIADSYFRRKRWAEAAVAYEDFVDKHPTNESVAHAVHHMGVSHYKEKRAIDRDQDETWAAESALSRVVTQYPDYAEAGDAREKLAEVREDLAARERYVGRFYRRENEPYAALQRYLVVVRDYPDTKYYPEALYFAGVSLVDLEEPAEARRYLELLADKFPDHKFGKRATDVLARIP; encoded by the coding sequence ATGCGTTTTGGCCGTCTTGCCCCCGTCGTTTGCGCCGTCATCCTGGCTTCCGCCTGCGGGCCGAAGTTCGAGGAAATGTCCCCCCGCGAGGTGTACGAATACGGCGAGACCGAGTTCGCGGACAAGGACTACAACGACGCGATCAAGGCCTACGAGGCCCTCATCGACCTGTACCCGTTTTCGATCTACGTGACGCAGGCGGAACTGCGCATCGCGGACTCGTATTTCCGGCGCAAGCGCTGGGCCGAGGCCGCCGTCGCGTACGAAGACTTTGTCGACAAGCATCCGACCAACGAATCCGTTGCGCACGCCGTGCATCACATGGGCGTATCGCACTACAAGGAAAAGCGCGCGATCGACCGCGACCAGGACGAAACCTGGGCCGCGGAATCGGCGCTCTCGCGCGTGGTCACGCAATATCCGGATTACGCCGAGGCCGGCGACGCGCGCGAAAAACTGGCCGAGGTGCGCGAGGATCTGGCCGCGCGCGAGCGTTATGTCGGGCGGTTCTATCGCCGCGAGAACGAACCGTACGCGGCGCTGCAGCGCTACCTGGTCGTGGTTCGCGATTATCCGGACACGAAATATTACCCCGAGGCGCTTTATTTTGCCGGGGTGAGCCTTGTCGATCTCGAGGAGCCGGCCGAGGCGCGCCGGTATCTCGAACTGCTCGCCGACAAATTCCCGGATCACAAGTTCGGGAAACGGGCCACGGATGTCCTTGCCCGGATCCCTTAG
- a CDS encoding glycogen/starch synthase translates to MARSDDPRDPARRDAPKAPFSAGSNVEESPVTPVATLDETKLAPRKRAAKPANDKIAAPTIEHIAVAPPPAGKSDKAKPAPKKRAAKPAKTKAAEPMIEHVAVAPPPTPAALKADREERIATGTRLPGESAPAKARRAPSRAPKKPAPEPRVRATPRIPRARGAKRAPKHVLMVASENGALRGGSVGGIADVIRDLPGALVEEGLKVTVITPAYGYLHADNEVMGVYQVNFPFASRVESADVFRVRPTREVEGVQHLVVENIWIRGNPIYVHDPWEPFSTDAAKFAMFSAAVASLVASAHETVRDVDVIHLHDWHAAFVALLRELDPQYADLQRLRTVFTIHNLGIQGTRPVEHAASSLSSWYPSLFADAATRDLIYRRFVDGRYQPPCFNPMAAGIALSDIVTTVSPTYAREITRPSDADAGVFGGEGLEDLIGEAMRDKRLVGILNGYDAAPRSEQKLSFAEIRDALEREAARMADSPVIPETLPSSLRRLREWRELSPRFVATLVTRVADQKTRLFFERGMGDATAGERILDTLAAANGVFVLVGDGLPLLCRMLGDLMDSYPNFLFLQGRSDDGAAALYAGGDLFLMPSLYEPCGIAQMIAMRHGQPPLVHEVGGLADTVKDGVNGFAFDGATIEEKVEGFVGGLTRALRMSFEEPEAWKTIVENARAARFAWRDAAKKYVKDVYTG, encoded by the coding sequence ATGGCACGCTCCGATGATCCGCGCGATCCCGCCAGGCGGGACGCGCCGAAAGCGCCGTTTTCCGCCGGGTCGAACGTGGAAGAATCGCCGGTAACGCCGGTCGCCACGCTCGACGAGACGAAACTCGCGCCCAGGAAGCGCGCGGCGAAACCGGCAAATGACAAAATCGCCGCGCCGACAATCGAACATATCGCGGTCGCGCCGCCGCCGGCCGGCAAGTCCGACAAGGCGAAGCCCGCGCCCAAAAAACGCGCGGCCAAGCCGGCGAAAACCAAGGCGGCGGAGCCGATGATCGAACATGTCGCGGTCGCGCCGCCGCCGACCCCGGCCGCGCTCAAGGCGGATCGCGAGGAGCGGATCGCGACGGGGACAAGGCTCCCCGGGGAAAGCGCGCCGGCCAAGGCGCGCCGGGCGCCCTCCCGCGCGCCGAAAAAGCCCGCGCCCGAGCCGCGCGTTCGGGCGACACCCCGTATACCCCGCGCCCGCGGCGCGAAAAGGGCGCCCAAACACGTGCTGATGGTCGCGTCTGAAAACGGCGCGCTGCGCGGCGGATCGGTCGGCGGGATCGCGGACGTCATCCGCGATCTACCCGGCGCGCTCGTTGAGGAAGGGTTGAAGGTCACCGTCATCACGCCCGCTTACGGCTATTTGCACGCCGACAACGAGGTGATGGGCGTCTATCAGGTCAACTTCCCGTTCGCGAGCCGCGTGGAAAGCGCCGACGTGTTCCGCGTCCGCCCGACGCGCGAGGTCGAGGGCGTGCAACACCTGGTCGTCGAGAACATCTGGATCCGCGGCAATCCCATCTATGTGCACGATCCGTGGGAGCCGTTTTCCACCGACGCCGCGAAGTTCGCGATGTTCTCCGCCGCGGTCGCGAGCCTTGTCGCCTCCGCGCACGAGACGGTGCGTGACGTGGATGTGATCCACCTGCACGACTGGCACGCGGCGTTTGTCGCGCTTCTTCGCGAGCTCGATCCGCAATACGCGGACTTGCAGCGCCTGCGCACGGTGTTCACCATCCACAACCTCGGCATCCAGGGCACGCGGCCCGTGGAGCACGCGGCCAGCTCGCTGTCGAGCTGGTATCCGTCGCTGTTCGCCGACGCCGCGACGCGCGACCTCATCTATCGCCGCTTCGTGGATGGACGCTACCAGCCTCCGTGTTTCAACCCGATGGCCGCGGGCATCGCGCTATCCGACATCGTAACGACGGTCTCGCCGACCTACGCACGGGAAATCACCCGGCCGTCGGACGCGGATGCCGGCGTGTTCGGAGGGGAGGGGCTCGAGGATCTGATCGGAGAAGCGATGCGCGACAAGCGCTTGGTCGGCATCCTGAACGGCTACGACGCCGCGCCGAGGTCAGAACAAAAGCTGTCGTTCGCCGAGATTCGCGACGCGCTTGAGCGCGAGGCGGCGCGGATGGCGGATTCGCCCGTCATCCCCGAAACGCTGCCGTCTTCGCTGCGACGCCTGCGCGAGTGGCGCGAGCTGTCGCCGCGATTTGTCGCCACGCTGGTGACGCGCGTCGCCGACCAAAAGACGCGCCTGTTCTTCGAGCGCGGCATGGGCGACGCGACCGCCGGGGAACGCATCCTCGACACGCTCGCCGCGGCGAACGGCGTGTTCGTCCTGGTCGGCGACGGGCTGCCGCTCCTTTGCCGCATGCTCGGCGACCTCATGGACAGCTATCCCAACTTCCTGTTCCTCCAGGGGCGCAGCGACGACGGCGCCGCGGCGCTCTACGCGGGCGGCGACCTGTTTCTCATGCCGAGCCTGTACGAACCGTGCGGCATTGCGCAGATGATCGCGATGCGTCACGGGCAGCCTCCGCTCGTGCACGAGGTCGGCGGACTGGCGGACACGGTGAAAGATGGCGTCAACGGATTTGCGTTCGACGGCGCGACGATCGAGGAAAAGGTCGAGGGATTCGTCGGCGGCCTGACGCGCGCACTGCGGATGTCGTTCGAGGAACCCGAGGCGTGGAAGACGATCGTCGAGAACGCCCGTGCGGCGCGTTTTGCATGGCGCGACGCGGCGAAGAAATACGTGAAGGACGTGTATACGGGGTGA